Proteins co-encoded in one Fusarium musae strain F31 chromosome 3, whole genome shotgun sequence genomic window:
- a CDS encoding hypothetical protein (EggNog:ENOG41) — MADPLSIIGTAGAIANIIDVLTKTITTVCDMRQAWKIADLSVFAFENQLNLLKFALLEIKKWTESRSDEQSHQLVMQVDSCVTCCRLLIGKIDGEVSQFQKNVAGDLELASKLSFLFKTKDMEQIQRMVDQQTHTLTLLLSACNSNALEEQTRILQQPKLVRALQDMDRDTASLIVHRDSDSIITATSVSSSRWSVQFAFDRELFISKVYDKWIRKLATTRRVNIHSTEDPEQRDHQQISNNEIAVMDPPNDHEQNIAARESVSISKRTPPSRSYSGEWFSPSGRVYMTTSLEIQLLRCIRNMEELDPEAKEPRRSGWTSKRLLSRSNEVRVVILGSKSRKRVFEETRLSDDRRECYTVDQLRLFRPIILGTVLESVRYLAKRLLSDEDIREDPIRTTLECILIPDKGEDLNLDYGFESSLVERIGTIMKHPTTKKLMVDERLMFPENGEYFLKQVERILQNNYFPTDSDAVNCTTPLPGCVEAAFDLDRSTILLTDPGNTEFSWTKPFDRTKPFDTAVIYVLDLSSPCDEALLDYESTVKLQRQRLRTSNWVVIVNNFKEFMKRLSEASLSGVELSEYTGGNDAEKAAKYFASKIKNLSPGGIHLHVRFTRGVYEERNLRKIWAMLQEVINNNKLHLVGIM; from the exons ATGGCCGATCCTCTTTCAATTATCGGAACAGCGGGAGCGATCGCAAATATTATCGATGTCCTCACCAAAACGATCACAACGGTATGCGACATGCGACAAGCCTGGAAAATCGCCGATCTCAGCGTGTTCGCCTTCGAAAAccagctcaacctcctcaagtTTGCACTTCTTGAAATCAAGAAATGGACCGAATCAAGATCCGACGAACAATCGCACCAGTTGGTGATGCAAGTAGACAGCTGCGTAACGTGTTGTCGGCTGCTCATTGGCAAGATTGATGGCGAAGTCTCGCAATTTCAGAAGAACGTAGCCGGAGACTTAGAGCTTGCTTCCAAgctttcctttctcttcaaaACCAAAGACATGGAGCAGATTCAGCGGATGGTTGATCAGCAAACACATACCCTGACACTTTTGTTAAGTGCATGCAACTC GAATGCTTTAGAAGAGCAAACTAGAATCTTACAGCAACCCAAACTCGTGCGAGCTCTCCAGGACATGGACCGAGACACTGCTTCTCTCATTGTTCATCGAGACTCAGACTCCATAATCACGGCCACATCCGTGAGCTCTTCGCGATGGTCCGTTCAATTCGCGTTCGATCGAGAGCTGTTTATCAGCAAAGTTTACGACAAATGGATTCGAAAGCTCGCAACAACGCGAAGGGTCAATATTCACTCCACAGAAGACCCAGAACAGCGAGACCATCAACAGATTTCAAACAACGAAATAGCCGTCATGGATCCGCCTAACGACCACGAACAGAACATTGCCGCGCGTGAGAGCGTTTCCATATCCAAACGAACGCCTCCTTCAAGATCATATTCTGGAGAATGGTTCAGCCCTTCTGGACGCGTTTATATGACTACGAGCCTGGAGATACAGCTTCTTAGATGCATCAGAAATATGGAAGAGTTAGATCCCGAAGCTAAAGAGCCCCGACGAAGTGGCTGGACCTCGAAACGTCTTCTTTCAAGGAGCAATGAGGTCAGGGTAGTTATTCTTGGCTCAAAGTCGAGAAAGCGGGTCTTTGAAGAGACGAGGTTATCAGACGACCGACGGGAATGCTACACAGTCGATCAACTACGTTTATTCCGCCCTATAATCCTTGGAACAGTGTTAGAAAGTGTTCGGTATTTGGCAAAGAGGCTATTGAGCGACGAGGATATCAGAGAAGACCCCATAAGGACGACGTTAGAGTGCATATTGATTCCCGACAAAGGTGAGGATTTGAATCTCGACTATGGATTTGAGTCGTCGCTTGTGGAAAGAATCGGCACAATAATGAAACACCCGACAACCAAGAAGTTAATGGTAGATGAAAGGCTCATGTTTCCCGAAAATGGCGAATA CTTTCTCAAACAAGTCGAAAGAATTCTGCAAAACAACTATTTCCCAACAGACTCAGATGCTGTAAACTGTACAACACCACTACCTGGTTGCGTAGAGGCTGCATTCGACTTGGATCGGTCTACTATCCTCTTGACAGATCCTGGAAACACTGAATTCAGCTGGACGAAACCATTTGACCGGACGAAACCATTTGACACTGCCGTTATATATGTTCTCGATCTCAGTAGCCCATGCGATGAGGCCTTGCTGGATTACGAATCAACAGTCAAATTACAGAGACAGAGGCTGAGAACTTCCAATTGGGTTGTTATCGTCAATAATTTCAAGGAGTTTATGAAGAGACTCTCGGAAGCGTCGTTGAGCGGCGTTGAGTTATCGGAATATACGGGAGGAAACGATGCAGAGAAAGCTGCAAAATACTTTGCCTCTAAGATCAAGAATCTGAGCCCAGGTGGTATCCACTTGCATGTCCGTTTCACAAGAGGTGTGTATGAGGAGAGGAATTTGAGGAAGATATGGGCAATGCTTCAGGaagtcatcaacaacaataaaTTGCACTTGGTGGGAATTATGTAG